The following proteins are co-located in the Bosea sp. AS-1 genome:
- a CDS encoding AMP-binding protein — MSAYHDDLETRPPEVREADLFARLPKLLAAAMQAPAYAERLAGIDPAAITDRKALARLPVLRKADLPVLQKANLPFGGLVPATPGSFGRLFTSPGPIFEPEGTATDAWGVARGLRAAGLRPGDIVLNTLSYHLTPGGFILDSGARALGCAVIPAGPGNTEQQLEVIAAYRPSAYVGTPDFLKILIEAADARGGDISCITRAVVSGAAFPPSLQAWVKERGIDAYQLYATADLGLIAYETSARDGMVLNENLIVEIVRPGTGDPVPVGEVGEVVVTNLDPHHPQIRLAVGDLTAVLPGMSACGRTNTRIKGWMGRADQTAKIKGMFVRPEQVAEIAKRHAEIAKLRLVVGRADETDTMTLKAEIYAEPAGLVDAVSSTLQQVTKLKGAVEILPLGALPNDGKVIADERPVG, encoded by the coding sequence ATGAGCGCCTATCACGACGATCTGGAGACCCGCCCGCCCGAGGTTCGCGAGGCCGATCTCTTCGCCCGCCTGCCGAAGCTCCTCGCCGCGGCGATGCAGGCGCCGGCCTATGCCGAGCGACTTGCCGGCATCGACCCCGCCGCGATTACTGACCGCAAGGCGCTGGCCCGGCTGCCTGTGCTGCGCAAGGCGGATCTCCCGGTCCTGCAGAAGGCGAACCTCCCATTCGGCGGCCTCGTTCCGGCCACGCCAGGCTCCTTCGGCCGGCTCTTCACCTCGCCGGGTCCCATCTTCGAGCCGGAAGGCACTGCTACCGACGCCTGGGGCGTGGCGCGGGGCCTGCGCGCCGCTGGCCTGCGGCCCGGTGACATCGTGCTCAATACGCTGAGCTATCATCTGACGCCGGGCGGCTTCATCCTGGATTCCGGCGCCCGCGCGCTGGGCTGTGCCGTCATCCCCGCCGGCCCAGGCAACACAGAGCAGCAACTGGAGGTGATCGCGGCCTACCGGCCGAGCGCCTATGTCGGCACGCCTGACTTCCTCAAGATCCTGATCGAGGCCGCCGACGCGCGCGGCGGCGACATCTCCTGCATCACCCGCGCCGTTGTCTCGGGAGCGGCCTTCCCGCCTTCGCTCCAGGCTTGGGTCAAGGAGCGCGGCATCGACGCCTATCAGCTCTACGCCACCGCCGATCTCGGCCTCATCGCCTACGAGACCTCGGCGCGCGACGGCATGGTGCTGAACGAGAACCTGATCGTCGAGATCGTTCGCCCCGGAACCGGCGACCCCGTGCCGGTGGGCGAGGTCGGCGAGGTCGTCGTCACCAATCTCGACCCGCACCACCCGCAAATCCGCCTAGCCGTCGGCGATCTCACCGCCGTGCTGCCAGGCATGAGCGCCTGCGGGCGCACCAATACCCGCATCAAGGGCTGGATGGGCCGCGCCGACCAGACGGCGAAGATCAAGGGTATGTTCGTGCGCCCCGAACAGGTCGCGGAAATTGCCAAGCGCCATGCCGAGATCGCCAAGCTCAGGCTCGTCGTCGGTCGGGCGGACGAAACCGACACCATGACGCTGAAGGCGGAGATCTATGCCGAGCCGGCCGGCCTCGTCGACGCCGTCTCCTCGACGCTGCAGCAAGTGACCAAGCTCAAGGGCGCCGTCGAGATCCTGCCTCTCGGTGCCTTGCCGAACGACGGCAAGGTCATCGCCGACGAGCGGCCGGTAGGCTGA
- a CDS encoding zinc metallopeptidase yields the protein MLYAVAALLVLLLIFGPQAWVRSQMSRHAAARPDLPGTGGELARHLLDRFQLGAVTVETTERGDHYDPEARAVRLSQDNHDGRSITAVAVAAHEVGHALQHAEGSSLLAARSMLARTLGIVDKVAMAVLITAPLVAAVTHVPALGLMQFGVAIALLGIGLIVHLVTLPLEFDASFGKALPILAGDGYLDQRDLPAARGVLRAAAFTYVAGALIGLLNFLRLLRIIR from the coding sequence ATGCTCTATGCCGTGGCAGCCCTGCTGGTTCTTCTGCTGATCTTCGGGCCACAGGCCTGGGTCCGCAGCCAGATGAGTCGGCATGCCGCGGCCCGGCCCGACTTGCCGGGAACCGGCGGCGAGCTGGCGCGGCACCTGCTCGACCGCTTCCAGCTGGGCGCCGTCACCGTCGAAACGACCGAGCGCGGCGACCACTATGACCCGGAAGCCCGGGCGGTGCGCCTCTCGCAGGACAATCATGACGGCCGCTCGATCACGGCCGTTGCAGTGGCGGCCCATGAAGTCGGCCACGCGCTTCAGCATGCCGAGGGCAGCAGCCTGTTGGCGGCCCGCAGCATGTTGGCCCGCACGCTCGGCATCGTCGACAAGGTTGCCATGGCGGTGCTGATCACGGCACCGCTGGTCGCGGCGGTGACGCATGTGCCGGCGCTCGGGCTGATGCAGTTCGGTGTCGCCATCGCACTGCTCGGTATCGGGCTCATCGTGCACCTCGTCACGCTGCCGCTCGAGTTCGATGCCAGCTTCGGCAAGGCGCTGCCGATCCTCGCTGGCGACGGCTATCTCGATCAGCGTGACTTGCCGGCGGCGCGCGGCGTCCTGCGGGCTGCAGCCTTCACCTACGTCGCCGGCGCGCTGATCGGCCTGCTCAATTTCCTGCGCCTGCTGCGCATCATCCGCTGA
- a CDS encoding ABC transporter ATP-binding protein: protein MSTATLEKPAAATSDIVLSLNNIEVIYDHVVLVLKGVSLTVPRKGIVAILGANGAGKTTTLKAISNLLKAERGEVTKGSIVFDGERVDKLSPNELVRRGCIQVMEGRHCFGHLSIEENLLTGAFTRRDGNAAIKRDLEKIYTLFPRLKQRRSSQAGYTSGGEQQMCAIGRAMMSNPKMILLDEPSMGLAPQIVEEIFEIVRQLNADEGVSFLVAEQNTNMALRYATYGYIMETGRVVMDGEAKMLRENEDVKEFYLGVAEGNKKSFREVKSYKRRKRWLS from the coding sequence ATGTCGACCGCAACCCTCGAGAAGCCAGCCGCGGCGACGAGTGACATCGTCCTGTCGCTCAACAACATCGAGGTCATTTACGACCATGTCGTGCTGGTGCTGAAGGGCGTCTCGCTCACCGTGCCGCGCAAGGGCATCGTCGCCATCCTCGGCGCCAACGGCGCCGGCAAGACCACGACGCTGAAGGCGATCTCCAACCTGCTCAAAGCCGAGCGCGGAGAGGTCACCAAGGGTTCGATCGTCTTCGACGGCGAACGCGTCGACAAGCTCTCGCCGAACGAACTCGTCCGGCGCGGCTGCATCCAGGTCATGGAAGGCCGGCACTGCTTCGGCCATCTCTCGATCGAGGAGAATCTGCTGACCGGCGCCTTCACCCGCCGCGACGGCAATGCCGCGATCAAGCGCGACCTCGAAAAGATCTACACCCTGTTCCCGCGTCTGAAGCAGCGCCGGAGCTCGCAGGCCGGTTACACCTCCGGCGGCGAGCAGCAGATGTGCGCCATCGGCCGCGCGATGATGTCGAACCCCAAGATGATCCTGCTCGACGAGCCCTCGATGGGGCTGGCCCCGCAGATCGTCGAGGAGATCTTCGAGATCGTCCGCCAGCTCAATGCCGACGAGGGCGTCTCCTTCCTCGTCGCCGAGCAGAACACCAACATGGCCCTGCGCTACGCCACCTATGGTTACATCATGGAGACCGGCCGCGTCGTCATGGACGGCGAAGCGAAGATGCTGCGCGAGAACGAGGACGTGAAGGAGTTCTATCTCGGCGTCGCCGAGGGCAACAAGAAGTCGTTCCGTGAGGTGAAAAGCTACAAGCGCCGCAAGCGCTGGCTTTCCTGA
- a CDS encoding ABC transporter substrate-binding protein, translating into MTSRKLMKGATLGALLAATAIAAPAMAQDSVYFANNAYRTGPFSGSGIPIGDGMRDYITMINERDGGVNGVKIVYEECETGYDTKKSIECYEQAKSKNTILYSPWSTGATLAAIPRAHVDKIPILSMAYGLSASADGNNFPWVFIPPFTYWDGASVMVKYMGDQLGGMDKLKGKKLGLIHLDAPFGKEPIPVLESLAKKYGFELKLYPVPAADMQNQGSLWLGIRRDRPDFIYNQGWGAMNPTAVKEAIKNNFPIGKMVGVWWAGGDDDARAGGDQAKGYKSLSWTLSGTEAPAMQDILKYVVDKGKSTTPKEKVGEALYNRGVYNSMLVVEGIRNAQKITGKKVINAEDMRRGLESLNLTEAKLKEIGLGGFVTPTTISCTDHSGHSKMFVSEWDGKKWTKSADWTAPLEDEVKPLVDANAKDYVEKAGNWPKRTEPCEKSS; encoded by the coding sequence ATGACAAGCAGGAAGCTGATGAAGGGCGCTACGCTCGGGGCCTTGCTGGCGGCCACCGCCATCGCCGCCCCGGCGATGGCGCAGGACAGCGTCTATTTCGCCAACAACGCCTATCGCACCGGCCCATTCTCCGGCTCCGGCATCCCGATCGGCGACGGCATGCGCGACTACATCACGATGATCAATGAGCGCGACGGCGGCGTGAACGGCGTCAAGATCGTCTATGAGGAATGCGAGACCGGCTACGACACCAAGAAGTCGATCGAGTGCTACGAGCAGGCCAAATCGAAGAACACGATCCTCTACTCGCCCTGGTCGACCGGCGCGACGCTGGCCGCGATCCCGCGCGCCCATGTCGACAAGATCCCGATCCTGTCAATGGCCTACGGTCTCTCGGCCTCGGCTGACGGCAACAACTTCCCCTGGGTCTTCATCCCGCCCTTCACCTATTGGGACGGCGCCTCCGTCATGGTGAAGTATATGGGCGACCAGCTCGGCGGCATGGACAAGCTCAAAGGCAAGAAGCTCGGCCTGATCCATCTCGACGCACCCTTCGGCAAGGAGCCGATCCCGGTGCTCGAGAGCCTGGCCAAGAAATACGGCTTCGAGCTGAAGCTCTACCCGGTGCCCGCCGCCGACATGCAGAACCAGGGCTCGCTCTGGCTCGGCATCCGCCGCGACCGGCCGGACTTCATCTACAACCAGGGCTGGGGCGCGATGAACCCGACCGCGGTGAAGGAAGCGATCAAGAACAACTTCCCGATCGGCAAGATGGTCGGCGTCTGGTGGGCCGGCGGCGATGACGACGCCCGCGCCGGCGGCGATCAGGCCAAGGGCTACAAGTCGCTGAGCTGGACGCTGAGCGGCACCGAGGCGCCTGCCATGCAGGACATCCTCAAATACGTGGTCGACAAGGGCAAGAGCACGACGCCGAAGGAGAAGGTCGGCGAGGCGCTCTACAACCGCGGCGTCTACAACTCGATGCTGGTCGTCGAGGGCATCCGCAATGCCCAGAAGATCACCGGCAAGAAGGTCATCAATGCCGAGGACATGCGCCGCGGCCTGGAGTCGCTCAACCTGACGGAAGCGAAGCTGAAGGAGATCGGGCTCGGCGGCTTCGTCACACCGACGACGATCTCCTGCACCGACCACTCCGGTCACAGCAAGATGTTCGTCTCCGAATGGGACGGCAAGAAGTGGACGAAGAGCGCGGACTGGACCGCCCCACTCGAGGACGAGGTCAAGCCGCTGGTCGATGCCAACGCCAAGGACTACGTCGAGAAGGCCGGCAACTGGCCGAAGCGCACCGAGCCCTGCGAGAAGTCGTCCTGA
- a CDS encoding branched-chain amino acid ABC transporter permease yields the protein MLYREAGQYKSTYAADMAVFPLREDRLGIAVILAIAFIAIPFFGSDFFIASVMIPFLVFSLAAIGLNILTGYTGLISLGTAAFMGVGAYSCYKLTTIFPDVNIIALILLSGLFSAGIGVLFGLPSLRIKGFYLAVATLAAQFFLQWAFVRIPWLFNYNASGAIEVPQRTLFDIPLTGASATPETRYFVCLGLVVVLTWFASNLVHGKLGRSWMAVRDMDIAAELMGIKLLNAKLMAFAVSSYFAGVAGAMMIFLWYGGGEAADVFSIRLSFSILFMVIIGGLGSLIGSFFGAAFLSVLPTALKFGLPALGIPLAGATAEHVTYMLVGGLIIFFLIVEPHGLARLWQIAKQKLRTWPFPY from the coding sequence ATGCTCTACCGTGAGGCCGGCCAATACAAATCCACCTATGCCGCTGACATGGCGGTCTTCCCGCTGCGGGAGGACCGGCTCGGCATCGCCGTCATCCTGGCGATCGCCTTCATCGCCATCCCCTTCTTCGGCAGCGATTTCTTCATCGCCTCGGTGATGATCCCCTTCCTGGTCTTCTCGCTGGCCGCGATCGGGCTCAATATCCTCACCGGCTATACCGGGTTGATCTCGCTCGGCACGGCAGCCTTCATGGGCGTCGGCGCCTATAGCTGCTACAAGCTCACCACGATCTTTCCGGACGTGAACATCATCGCCCTAATCCTGCTTTCGGGGCTGTTCTCGGCCGGGATCGGCGTGCTCTTCGGCCTGCCCTCGCTGCGGATCAAGGGCTTCTACCTGGCGGTGGCGACGCTTGCCGCCCAGTTCTTCCTGCAATGGGCCTTCGTGCGCATTCCCTGGCTGTTCAACTATAACGCCTCGGGCGCGATCGAGGTGCCGCAGCGCACGCTCTTCGACATTCCGCTGACAGGTGCGTCGGCGACGCCGGAGACGCGCTACTTCGTCTGCCTCGGCCTCGTCGTGGTGCTGACCTGGTTCGCCTCGAACCTGGTCCACGGCAAGCTCGGCCGCTCCTGGATGGCGGTGCGCGACATGGACATCGCCGCCGAGCTGATGGGCATCAAGCTGCTCAACGCCAAGCTGATGGCCTTCGCCGTCTCCTCCTATTTCGCCGGCGTCGCGGGCGCGATGATGATCTTCCTCTGGTACGGCGGTGGCGAGGCGGCGGACGTGTTCTCGATCCGCCTCTCCTTCAGCATCCTGTTCATGGTCATTATCGGGGGGCTGGGCTCGCTGATCGGCTCCTTCTTCGGCGCGGCCTTCCTCTCGGTGCTGCCGACGGCGCTGAAATTCGGCCTGCCGGCGCTTGGCATCCCGCTCGCGGGCGCCACGGCCGAACATGTCACCTACATGCTGGTCGGCGGCCTCATCATCTTCTTCCTGATCGTCGAGCCGCACGGCCTCGCCCGGCTCTGGCAGATCGCGAAGCAGAAATTGCGGACATGGCCCTTCCCGTATTGA